The genomic region TGGGCGAAGTAGATCTCTGCCGCATCTCTGAGTATCGACGAATGGCCTTCCATCCACCAAGATCAGTGGATGTACCCTACGATCATGATGAGTGGCAGCGGACATGGGGGAGGGTAGGATCGCAAGGTAAGTCATTTATATCAGTGCCTAGAGCTTTCGCATGGTACTCCAGAAACCTAACAATACATATAGGCCTATCAGTCAGCCGCAGACTTTCCTTCCATTACAAGTTTGCCCTGTTTTATCATCACAAGAGTCACACTGACTCTTCCATGAATGAAACAGAGGCGTTACTTGCAGCACAAGAGTTTATCCGCTGCATCACCAAGCTCTCGCCTGTTTCCAAAGGCAATATCAAGTACATGTGTGATTTTGGATTCGTGATGCTGGTCTATGCCTGCTGCTACGTGCTTCAACTATTCGATTTCGACAAATCATGTGCATTTGAGACACTACATCGAAGCGCGTGTTTGGCCGACATAAAGGATGTTGCTGATCTTTTGAAATCGATATCTCCAGCTGCGGGAGCTGCTACTTCAGCCTACGGCAGAGCTTTAGAGGCTGCGTGTAACAGGCTGTCTATGCATGCCTTGGCCCCTGAGCACAGCATACTCCCGAGGGAATGGGACACCGAACGAGAGTTCGATGCGCACACGGCGGGGTTGATTGACATTTTTGCTGCTGCAGGTGCAGACACGCTGCAAACAACGTCCGCTCAGCAAAGTGACGGTCCCATGTCTGGGTTTCAGACCCTATCGGATCTTCCCGTTGGCGACCTGCTAGCATCGTTAGGCATGCCATGGCAGTGATAAATTGAGTTGGCATAGTTATAGAGAGATTTCAAGCATTAGTCCATATCGAAATAACTCGAGTGGTGCCTCATGTATTGAGGTGAAGGGGCGGGTTCTGTCGGACTCgttggaaaagaaagaagccaAGGAATGGCGAACAAGCTAATCTTGGCTTTCACTTCCCGGAACGGGCCGTCAAGGCCGAGGTTGCATTGCTCATTACCCCCCCAGGACTATCATTTCTCTCCCCCTGTAGTACTTGGACTAGGTTTTGTCTCGTTCACAGCTTGCGGACTATGATATGCAGGACCCGGGACGTCCATAGGCAATTCAATAACGCTAACGGTCCGGTAGGACTCATCGTTGATCAAGTGCGGGTTCTCTTGTCTGGCCACCGTGGGACATTTCCAGTAGTTATTATATGTTCCTTTACTCATGATCCATTGTGACACCTACCAGTTCCTATCCATGTGAATGGATTGCATGCTTCTTATCGTCAGAATTACAGTCTCACCATGATTCTTTCAACTCTTGTACTTTGCtgttttcttgtctttgtagAAGCAAGGAGCCTTCCCTTCTTGAAACTACCCTATGGAACCTGGCAGGCTTCCAGCTTTGATGAAGTGGCCAAGGTAAAACAAAGTTGTCCGCTTAATTGATGATACGTGACTGATTATTCCAGGTATATACTTTCAAGAATATCCGCTACGGCGCACCACCTACTGGTAACCGCCGATTTGCCAAGCCTGAACCTCCGGAGGCGGTGAGCGGAATTCAAGATGGTTCCAAGGGTGCCGCTTGTATGCAACTTCATACATCTGGGACTGATATCAATACACGTGACGAATCTGTCGTACCAGATTATAGCAAGATCATTCAAGCGTCGCTGAGCAAGAAAGTTTATTCTGAAGGTGGGGCATGATAGGCCCTTAAGCATTGGACTCTTGCTGAATCCTCCTCGTTACAGACTGTCTCTTCCTCGATTTATACATGCCGGAAGAATCCTTGAAGTCGGACAATAAACTGCCAGTTATGGTCTTTGTCCATGGAGGAGGGTAGGTGACTAATATGAAGATCCCTTGCTCATCGCTGAGTTATGTAGGTACACCACTGGATCTAAGGACATGCTCGACGTTGTGGGATTATATGACGGTACCGGTCTCGTGAATCAATCCAAAGGCCGTGTCGTTGTTGTCACACTCAACTACAGGGTGAGTTCAAGTAGAaccctttcctttccttggCTTCCGCTATACCCACATACGCTAATAATAGCAGCTTGGTGTCTTTGGTTGGTTGGGTGGCACGACTGCTGAACGTGCTGGTGCTACCAACCTGGGCCTTATGGACCAGCGCCTAGCTTTTGAATGGGTCCAAAAGTACATCCATCTGGTCGGTGGTGATCGCAACAATGTCACTGCGTTCGGAGAATCCGCTGGTGGTGGATCCCTCATGCATCATCTTACACTCGGAGGAGGAACGATATCACCACTTTTCAACCGCGTGCAGATCTATAGTGCAGGTCTGGCTTACAACTTTGATCGTAAGGGcaagcttgaagatgccTTCCAGAAGTTTTCGGCGGTGGCCGGATGCCAAGGGAAAGGCTTCTCCTGTCTACGTGCTGCAAGTCCACAGAGGCTTATTCTCGGACAGATCGCGGTAGCCGGATTGTCTTTCACCATTGCAAAACCACAGTTCGGGCCAGTTCCCGATGGAAATTTGGTCAAGAACGCAGCATCTCTGGACTTTGCTGCAGGTGAGTTCAGTTTCGCCATACAATGCACCCGCGATGAAGCTTATTGGATGTTTAGGCCGCTATTGGAAACAACTTAATTCTGTTCTCGTTGCGCATGCAATAGACGATGCCGGCCTCTTCGTAGATCCAACTATCAAAACAGATGCCGCATTCCTCAAATTACTTCTTGACGCTTTTGGCTATGTCGATATTGTGGCTTCTCTCGCAGCCGAGTATCCTGCCGAAGACTACTCTTCGCCGCTGGCTCGACAGCAAGACGTCTTGAAGGACGCCGTCTTTGCTTGCAACTATCGATGGGTAACTAATGCGTTCCCGAGGAATTCGTACAACATGCAATTCTCCGGAGGAAGCAGTGGATCGCATGGCCAAGTGTTGCCCGGAGTCTTCTACAATCCAACATTGACTGTCGAGGCCAATGGTACCAACTTCCCTGTGGCCGAGTATTTCGGAAACCAagacatcttcaactctttACAGAGCTACATCGTCAGCCATGCCATATCGGGGTCTCCGAATACATATCGAAACGCTCCAAGCACCATCTCATGGCCCAGGGTGTCAGGTGCTACCTCTGAGAACCTGGGCAATGTTCTCAATGTCACGAACAATGGATTCCAGTTGATCACGGATAGACAGGGGGCCTCGTCTCGGTGCGACTTCTGGTTAGCTATACACTCTGAATTGGCGAACAAGGCAAACTTGTaactatcatcatcggctGTCACAATTTCAATGCCTAGTTCAATATGAAGAACAAGGATAGAACAGTCCGTATTTTTACAATTAGAAGTCCAACTGCTTTGTACTTTTAGTGGAAACCCAGTGAAAAATTGGACAGTCGTCGTTATCTATACTGTACTTGAGCACCCTGCGCAGTGCAAAGGGGCATTGGCCAATCTTTGCAGCAGTAAATTCACAACTCATGCAGCTATTGGAGACTAACTTGAGTGCTTCCATGTGTTTTCGACCGATAAAGTAGACGAGGCCGACAAGACCTTATTTACCGTTTAAGCAAGGAAGTACCTGGCTCGTATTGTACATTGCTTATTCTTCTAAAAATCAAAGACCTCAAAGTCGTTCCGAAGAAAAGGCATCTTTGAAATACTCACTTGTTCAAACCTACAGACATATATGCCGAATAGCTAACAGGAGGAGAGTGTAGACAAATCTGACTTGGATAGCTCTAAGGTCTGCAAGTAAAAAGGCCTTTAGAATCACGCCTTTCCTTGCATCGCAACCTCTGTGCTAAAAAGTCGCAAGTTTGTCTCACGTAAAAGATCGAAAAGAACCTTTGCGTACAAAGAAATCCCTCCACAATACCATATTAATTACCGGAGAGCTTAAATAGGCTGCATGAATTCCATCAAAGTTCTCAAGCTAGAATGTGTACCTAAATGAacctctttctccttctggGACCTATACATTATTAGTTTAATACCGAAATCGAATGCCATGACGAGGTTGCCTCAACTTACCTCTGAATCAGGCTCATCTTCGAGcacaacaccatctcgaTCAGCCTTTCTGTTCATAAAGTAGAAATGGATACTAATGATGAGAACTATGAGGATCTCGGCGAGTGAGCAAGAAATGCAAGCCCAAAGCCCGGGCCTGAAATAAGGGGCATCGGAAGGTCTTGAAAGAATATTAGTATCGTACTTCACTCGGAGTAGAGCAGACTGACCTGAAGATCAAGCTACCAGCAATACCACCAACACCGCCAAGTCCCACAAGGACAGCACTGCAAGAGGCGCGCTTCCACTGCCCTCTGATGTTGTTTGCCTGGTAGGTCATAATGATAGGGAGATTGGCGTTGACTCCTGCAGCAGTGAGGAAGATGCCAAAGAAGCGGACACCAACCACACGGTGAAATCCCATCAACGACATGCCAACAATGGCGAGTACAGAGTTGAACACAATCAGAGGACCTCGGATCCTGAATCGATCTCCAATATAGCCAGTAGCATACATGGCAACTGCAGCCGCAAGCATCGGCGTGATGTTGATAAGCTGAGTAGCAGTACGATTGAACCCCATACCActggtgaggatgatgggCGTGAAAAACGACATTGCATAACCTTGAGTCGAGCagcaaaagaagagaagcccGAAGCCCCAGACTTTGATGTCGAGCATGTGGAAGAGAAACTTCCTGAGGTTGAACTGGGTTGGCCTAGCATCACCACGGTCTGTATTGACACGAGCCACTACCCAGGCGCGTTCGTGTTCTGAGAGAAATTTCCAATTGCTTCGGCCAGAGTCGGGAAAGTCGACGAGGAGCCAGTAGCCAATTAATGCGATGGCGCAGGTAAGTATACcttcgatgatgaagagccagCGCCAGCCACCCATACCATTGATGCCATGCATGTGAACAAGCTGTTTTTTTGAACCTTATCAGCATGAGTGTTGCCACTGCGAGCCAGATAGACTTACACCATAAGCCATGATTCCTGCAAAGGCCCCAGTAACAGCACCGAAAGCGTAGAAAAGACCGTATCTCTTGCCCATCTCGTCTAATTGGATGATCAGATAATCGGTCCACATGTAAATGCATCACTATAGGGTGGACTTACATCTATTATACCACGTGCTCAGCAGGTAGATGCAGCTAGGAAAGAAGCCAGCCTCGAGGAGACCAAGGATAACACGCAGGGCAGCAAGTTGCTCCCATTTGGTAGTGAAGCCCATACCAATCATGACGGCTCCCCAAAGCAGTGTAATACCAGCTAGGTGGATACGAGGGCCAAGCTTGCGAACGATGATGGTGGAAGGCGGTTGGAAGATGATGTAGGTGGTAAAGAAGACAAGAGTGATAATAGACTAAGGCAAAAGAGTTAGTAATGATGCGTTTGTAGAAGCTCTGTAAAAGCAGGTGTAGCTCACGTATCTGTTGCCAATGAGCTGAAGGTCTTCCATCATGCCTGCAATGCTCGCCGCCGCTACATTGGTACGGTCAATGAGTGAAACGCAGTACATGAGACCCACGATGGGAACAAGTCTGAGGTCAATTCGGCGTATGAGTCtcctctcttcatcttcagtgaagttgaagctgtcTAGTTGACTCTTCTCGGTGTCCTCAAAGTGAGCGGCAGTGGTAGCTTCACCCGGTGACTTGGAGATAGTCTCGTGTTGCGACTCAAGCTGTGGGGAAGCCATTGCGATCTTCTGAAATAGCTTGGGCTGACTGTGAACTTGGGGTAGTGTGTAGTGATCTGGAAACTGCTCTGGAGACTTAAGTAGTTGATAGAGCTGATGGTGCTGAGAATCGAGAGCAAGCCACTACCGGTCCCGGGACTGAGAGCCAACACTATCGAAGTGGCAATCGGTCCTGGAGtttcttccccagatttaCCCCGCAGTTCAGATCCTCTGAATCACGATAAAGGCCGAGTGGCGTTGCGTTCGCAATGACTGCTTCGGAGCATCAACACTGCGCTGACCGAAGGACGAGTCCAGAAACAGATCTAGATGTTTGTTGGTCCGTTGGGTTTGGGCGTTAGTCATCCGAGAGTCGGCTCACACAGGGATTGGACAGACCCTTTAGAGATTGCTTCGTGGTTTCCCTGCATTCAGCTTCCCATGGGGTCATTAGTTGTGCCGCTGAAAGCATTCCCAAGCCCCGGCTTGGGTACACCAATCAAATGTAACCGGCCCGTTAGCGCGCTGCAACGCAACACCTCTGAGCAAATCAGATACAAACCCAACATTGACAGAGAAAAATGAGAATTGATGAACAAACATGTGTATGAATGCTTGTTGGTAAATTTTATGTCTCCCTTTGGAGCACTCCAATAGGCGCCAACACGAGCAGTTTCAACAGGAGCGAGCGAAACATAGACGATTGACTAGCAAGGTAAACCTTTACATAATTGGATAGATCATGACAGCTACATCAGAGGACTAACAAGTTGAGAAAGTCGTCACAGGTGTATTGATTACTTGAACTATATCGATTAAATGCTAATCCTTTGTGACTAATTTTgggtcatcatcttctctaGTAAATGGCAGGGGAGGAGGAAGTGACAGTTTCTCCGGCTCAACATACGCAGCTCGGAATGTGTGAAAGCCCGAACCAACCACTTTGCATTCTTTCGTTCCTAGCTGCACTTCAGCCGTCGTATTGTGCGGgacattgacatcaacaacaaggctTCCGTCATCAAGCTTCCAATCAACCACTATTTCACCATAAGGACACTCAAAGCTAGCAGATGCCCATGTAATACCACCCCCAGGCTTCGGAGCGATACGAAACTTCTTCCATCCTGGAAGCAGCGGTTTTAATCCGCCAACGTAGGCATGAAGCCAATCTGCCACAGCCCCAAGGGCGTAATGGTTCAGCGAGGTCATCTCGCTAGGGTGAATAGTACCGTCTGGGAGAACACTGTCCCAACGCTCCCAGATAGTCGTAGCTCCCATTGTTACAGGATATAACCATGAGGGTGGCTTAGTGTTTGTGAGCATCATATAGAATAGCTGATATTTTCCCGCTTTTGAGAGTGCATGTCCTATAGCAGGCGTGCCAGCGAATCCAGTAGCAATTTTGCAGCGAGATCGATGAAGAATTAGATGCTGCAATCGTTCCACGGCGTGGTGTCTCTGAGCAGGTGTAGGGAAAAGATCGAATTGGATAGCAAGAGCATATGCCGTTTGGGAGTCAGATACGAGACGGCCAGTCTGTGTGATGTACTCCGAGGCGAAAGCAGCACGAAGCTCGACAGCGTGCTTCGAGTATGCAGATGCCTTGGATGCATGGCCGAGTATAGTACATACCTCGCTCATCACATCGGTAATTCTTATCAGATAGGCATTAGCCACCAATTGAGGATCTGTGATACCGAGATGAGGCCGATCAGGAGGAGCCATTGGGTCAAGCCAGTCTCCCAGTTGGACACGCACTTGTCCCCAGAGGCCATTGGCAGCGCGTGGAATCCCCTGGTCTATCCAGCCTATCATAGCCTCATACTGCGTGGATAGTATCTCAACGTCGCCATATGCCCAGTAGAGATCCCACGGTACTAAGATTGTCGCGTCGCCCCAGATAGCCAGCGGAAAGTTAGGAACGGGCATTGCCTTTGGTGAGAAGATAGGCGGAGAACCGTTTGCACCCTTTTTCTGTTCAGCTGCGAGGTTCCGGAGCCAGCTCCTGAGTGTGCTGTAGCAATCATAGAGGAAGCAGGCAGTTGGCGAAAAGATCTGTATGTCTCCAGTATATCCTAACCGTTCGTCTCTCTGCGGACAGTCTGTGGGGATACCGACAAAGTTTCCTCGCATAGACCACACGACGTTCTCGTGAAGGCGACTAATCAGCGGATCGGAACAGGTGAGGTATCCTGTTCTTTGCATATCACTATGGATAACCACGGCTGAGAAGTCGTCCAGCTGCAGCTCAGCCTCTGGCCAGTCAATAACTTCGACATAGCGAAACCCATGAAAAGTAAACCTGGGGTTCCAGTAGACTGCTTCCGGGCTTGAAGATTGCCCCAGTACCACAACGTCCGTCGCCTTGGCGTGGCGGAGAGTTCTGGTAACGCACTCGCCGTTCTCTAGTGTCTCTGCATGAACAAGCGTGATCTTGTGCCCCGCAGGGCCTTTAGGAACTCTGAACCGCACCCAGCCAACCAAGTTCTGACCAAAATCGAGTATAGCATTACCATTGCTGCTGTGAGTGATTTGGATTGCAGACAGAGATTGGGTAGGACGGATCGGAGGTCCATCCGAACATGTCAGGCGTTCTGGGTCATATCCGCATACTTTGACTGCGCTCCAGCCCTCGTCGTTGAATCCGGCTGAAGACCATCCTACTTGCTCTTTCGCCATGTCATAAGTCTCTCCATCGTAGAGACTAGCAGTCTCTATCGGGCTGCGATGGCATGTCCAGTCCGAGTCTGACCCGATGGTCTGGGTTATCTCCTCTTGAAAGGTCAATACGAGCTGAGCAATGACGCCAAGTCTTGAGCCCCAGATGTTGTGCCGGCCTCCACCAAAGCCAAGTCTTCCGCAATACCACCCCTCGGCCACGTGAATCCCAATCACATTTTCGGTCCCTTGACGGAGAAGCTGTCCAACGTCATGGACCTGATACTGCAGCTCATGATTATATGCTGTCCATCCTGGTGCCAACACCTGATCGGAAACTTTGATGCCGTTGATCTCAGCTTCATGGATGCCGTGAGATGTGATATATAAGCGTACTTTACAAGGCACTTGCTTGAGGACAAAAGATCGTCGAAAAAGCGTTGGAGGATGAGTTTCGGTGGTTTCGACCAGAAATGGCGTCTCGATCAAGTCGCATGTCCAGTCTATTGCTTTCAAAAGTCCTGTTTCTACTCGAAATGGCTCTGACCAAGTAGTCTCGATACCTTGTCCTCGGCTGCGCACACGAACCGTACCTTGCTCGCCACTGGAGAGCTCCCTTGCCGGCCAAGGTACGTTGACCGAATGTGTAGTATCGAGAGTAAATATTTGAATAGCGTCCGCGGCCGGATATGAGGCCTGCTGTCTCAGGCAAACCTCTATGTCGCATGATTCTTGCGTCCAGCCAACTGTTGTCCCTCCAAATCTCCACGATATTGACGGCCTGGACGTTACCACTCCAATCCCGGAATGGTGATGGTCAAAATACACGTGCACTATAGTGATGGTTGTTTCTGATGCCATGTTTAGCGCTGACCAATACAGCGGTAAGAGATGAGATGCAATACTGGTATTGGTTTTATGAAGAGGTACGTTTCGTTCGGTAGTGAGCAAAAGGTCCGGCACAGTGAGCTGGTATTTCTTACGTGACGCTAGGCCTTGCTAACTCGGGTCTCGCGACCAAATTGACTAGCTGGAGCCGAGGTGGCTGTCAGGATAGTGTTCGGTCAGAACAGCCGGACCGGTAGTGTAGATGCAACCACATTAGCACGGTTAGAAGTCGGAGACGAATCACCAACCCCGCGTTTTTGCAATATCGCATGGTAGATCTTCGGTTGTCAACAGAGAGATTACTGATTACGGTTGAACCCATGATCATCACATTTCGCTTGAAGATATGCCGAGCATGCCACGTATTACAGTGGGGGAAATTCTAATGCTGGAAGATATCCTGGAAAGTCCGTCTCTTCACGGCCGATGAGACTTGACATTtctatatcttataaatctCCTTGCGTTGCAATAAACTATATTTGAAACATTCCATCAGTGAGCCGATTGGACAGTCGCCTTTTGTCGTGAAACTGT from Fusarium oxysporum Fo47 chromosome III, complete sequence harbors:
- a CDS encoding bacterial alpha-L-rhamnosidase-domain-containing protein, which codes for MASETTITIVHVYFDHHHSGIGVVTSRPSISWRFGGTTVGWTQESCDIEVCLRQQASYPAADAIQIFTLDTTHSVNVPWPARELSSGEQGTVRVRSRGQGIETTWSEPFRVETGLLKAIDWTCDLIETPFLVETTETHPPTLFRRSFVLKQVPCKVRLYITSHGIHEAEINGIKVSDQVLAPGWTAYNHELQYQVHDVGQLLRQGTENVIGIHVAEGWYCGRLGFGGGRHNIWGSRLGVIAQLVLTFQEEITQTIGSDSDWTCHRSPIETASLYDGETYDMAKEQVGWSSAGFNDEGWSAVKVCGYDPERLTCSDGPPIRPTQSLSAIQITHSSNGNAILDFGQNLVGWVRFRVPKGPAGHKITLVHAETLENGECVTRTLRHAKATDVVVLGQSSSPEAVYWNPRFTFHGFRYVEVIDWPEAELQLDDFSAVVIHSDMQRTGYLTCSDPLISRLHENVVWSMRGNFVGIPTDCPQRDERLGYTGDIQIFSPTACFLYDCYSTLRSWLRNLAAEQKKGANGSPPIFSPKAMPVPNFPLAIWGDATILVPWDLYWAYGDVEILSTQYEAMIGWIDQGIPRAANGLWGQVRVQLGDWLDPMAPPDRPHLGITDPQLVANAYLIRITDVMSEASAYSKHAVELRAAFASEYITQTGRLVSDSQTAYALAIQFDLFPTPAQRHHAVERLQHLILHRSRCKIATGFAGTPAIGHALSKAGKYQLFYMMLTNTKPPSWLYPVTMGATTIWERWDSVLPDGTIHPSEMTSLNHYALGAVADWLHAYVGGLKPLLPGWKKFRIAPKPGGGITWASASFECPYGEIVVDWKLDDGSLVVDVNVPHNTTAEVQLGTKECKVVGSGFHTFRAAHKGLAFNRYSSSNQYTCDDFLNLLVL
- a CDS encoding Alpha/Beta hydrolase protein → MILSTLVLCCFLVFVEARSLPFLKLPYGTWQASSFDEVAKVYTFKNIRYGAPPTGNRRFAKPEPPEAVSGIQDGSKGAAYCLFLDLYMPEESLKSDNKLPVMVFVHGGGYTTGSKDMLDVVGLYDGTGLVNQSKGRVVVVTLNYRLGVFGWLGGTTAERAGATNLGLMDQRLAFEWVQKYIHLVGGDRNNVTAFGESAGGGSLMHHLTLGGGTISPLFNRVQIYSAGLAYNFDRKGKLEDAFQKFSAVAGCQGKGFSCLRAASPQRLILGQIAVAGLSFTIAKPQFGPVPDGNLVKNAASLDFAAGRYWKQLNSVLVAHAIDDAGLFVDPTIKTDAAFLKLLLDAFGYVDIVASLAAEYPAEDYSSPLARQQDVLKDAVFACNYRWVTNAFPRNSYNMQFSGGSSGSHGQVLPGVFYNPTLTVEANGTNFPVAEYFGNQDIFNSLQSYIVSHAISGSPNTYRNAPSTISWPRVSGATSENLGNVLNVTNNGFQLITDRQGASSRCDFCGNPVKNWTVVVIYTVLEHPAQCKGALANLCSSKFTTHAAIGD
- a CDS encoding major facilitator superfamily domain-containing protein, translating into MASPQLESQHETISKSPGEATTAAHFEDTEKSQLDSFNFTEDEERRLIRRIDLRLVPIVGLMYCVSLIDRTNVAAASIAGMMEDLQLIGNRYSIITLVFFTTYIIFQPPSTIIVRKLGPRIHLAGITLLWGAVMIGMGFTTKWEQLAALRVILGLLEAGFFPSCIYLLSTWYNRYEMGKRYGLFYAFGAVTGAFAGIMAYGLVHMHGINGMGGWRWLFIIEGILTCAIALIGYWLLVDFPDSGRSNWKFLSEHERAWVVARVNTDRGDARPTQFNLRKFLFHMLDIKVWGFGLLFFCCSTQGYAMSFFTPIILTSGMGFNRTATQLINITPMLAAAVAMYATGYIGDRFRIRGPLIVFNSVLAIVGMSLMGFHRVVGVRFFGIFLTAAGVNANLPIIMTYQANNIRGQWKRASCSAVLVGLGGVGGIAGSLIFRKADRDGVVLEDEPDSEVPEGERGSFRYTF